In Pirellula sp. SH-Sr6A, the DNA window TCCTGGTTTCAAGTCTGTGGTACGATGAAAGGTCGTCGAGGAAGGCTCCGATTATACGCGACAAGACGAAACATGCGAACGATCATCCGACCTACGATCCAGCGAGCTGGATTAGCCGCTTGGACTGACCATGAACGACCCCTCACTGGAACCTTTGTATGCCAAGCCTTTATCAAAACATCCTCGTTCCAACCGATTTCACTTCTATTGCTGAACGAGCGGTAGGGCAAGCATTCTGGTTGGGAGAGAAAAGCCAAGGCCGAGTCGTACTGTTCCATTCCTTGCCCGATATTCGAACCTTAGTCCACGCTGCGACCTTCAACGCTCGCATGGACTTGCTCGAAGGGGAAGGAGAGGTGTTCATTCGCGAAGTGTCTCGCGATTCCGATGCGAAGCTCGACAAGATTATCTTTCATCGTGGCAATACTTCCGCCCAACTAACGCGGGAGACAGCAGTCGGAGATCCTTACGTCGAGATCATTCGAGCCGTGAAGAAGCGATCCCATGATTTGGTCGTGGTCGGAGCCGGTAACACAGCGGATTGGCGGCATCGCATCCTAGGGGGAACCGCATCGCGATTGGTTCGAAAGTGCCCGTGCAGCGTGTGGGTTGTGAAAGCGGATAGCCCGTTTCCTCCCAAGAAAGTGCTGGTGCCGATTGACTATTCCAATGTCAGTCACAAAGCGATGCTCGAGGCGGCCGAGATATGCCGAGCGGCATCCGCCGAGCTTCATCTGCTCCACGTAGTCGATTCGAGCGACGTGGTGGACGACTTGCTCACCAAAATTCCAAAGGGAGGCGAGATGCAGTCCGAAATGGAACGGTTTGCTGCCCAGAAGTTAGTAGCGATCGAGAAGGAGTTCCTGGGAGACCTGCGCGTCGTTCGGCATCTGGAGTGGGGAATTCCTTGGAAGGTTATCTCAAACCGATTGGGCGAGTCGTCATTCGACTTGATCGCAATGGGAACCGTCGGCCGGGGGGGTGTAAGCGGACTGCTGTTAGGGAACACGGCGGAGCGAATCTTAACAATGAGCCCATGCAGCGTGTTGACCGTAAAACCCGACGGATTTCAATCGCCAATAGATTAACTAGATGTTGCACCGAAGCGCAAAATCCCTCCTCCGCGAAGGAGGAGGGGGGATGTAAAAAGGGGTGCTAGTCCTTTTTGCCTCGATTGCCACCTCGACCAGATCCTCGATCCGAGTTGCCACGTTCCGACTTGCCGCGATCGCCCCCGAGTCCTGGGATGTTGCGGACGGGGTTAACATTCCCCCCTCTGGATCCGTTGAGTCCGGGGATGTTGAGGTTATTTCCCCCCGAACCTGGATTGACATTGGGAAGAGATCGAGGAATCCGTGGAGAGGGCTCGGAACCCTCCCGGCGGCTGGGACTTGGCAATGCCGGAACCGCTGGCACTTCGAGCTGCTTTCGTGTGGCATCCCGCTCTCGGGGTGCATTTTGTTGGAGCGGTTGCTGGAGGTTGCGCGTTGCGTTCTCCACTCGGTTCGACGGTACATTGCGATTGGGAGCATTGCGATTTGGTGCGTTGCGAGTTGCGTTCCCAGGAGAGCGTGAATTTTCCGAGCGACCGCTGCGTTGATTTGGGTCAGTGCGGTCATTTCGATCTGAGCGCTCGTTGCGGTCGCTGCGTTCGTTGCCCAGTAGTTGATCGCGAACGGATTTTAGCTGGTCGGAATTGAGAGGCTTCGCATTGGGGCCTTCCCCGAAGACAGGAGCCAATTGACGAATTCGTTGTTCACGATCCGCGTTGGTAGATCGACGCTCGTTTCCATCCCCTCGATTACCACGCGGGACATTGGCGCCTGCATCCGCTTCGACTCTAGCTTCGACTTTGCTTCCTAGTTTCAGGTCACTCGGAATGGCAGTGGGACCTCGGTTAGACCCTTGA includes these proteins:
- a CDS encoding universal stress protein; translated protein: MPSLYQNILVPTDFTSIAERAVGQAFWLGEKSQGRVVLFHSLPDIRTLVHAATFNARMDLLEGEGEVFIREVSRDSDAKLDKIIFHRGNTSAQLTRETAVGDPYVEIIRAVKKRSHDLVVVGAGNTADWRHRILGGTASRLVRKCPCSVWVVKADSPFPPKKVLVPIDYSNVSHKAMLEAAEICRAASAELHLLHVVDSSDVVDDLLTKIPKGGEMQSEMERFAAQKLVAIEKEFLGDLRVVRHLEWGIPWKVISNRLGESSFDLIAMGTVGRGGVSGLLLGNTAERILTMSPCSVLTVKPDGFQSPID